A stretch of DNA from Plasmodium berghei ANKA genome assembly, chromosome: 11:
CCAATTTTGTCATTCACcttaatattgtttttttcatttttttctaaatctGTATTATTACAATCATTTCCTAAAACattgtcattttttttgagtgatgtaataatatattttattaatgttccacatatataataataatatttttttttttttgcttctaaataattaataaatgttaaaatttcatcttcttgttttttatgtttgtctaaattataaattctAGACTGCAAACACTTAACACATTCCAAATACACttttgatttatataataatcttaaaatattttcataattgcTTATTAATCGGGAAGAAGATTGCAACAATAGAAATTCGCCATAATTGCTAAttgattttaaaaaacgAGTTCTACTTACAACAACAAATTCAGAAACATGGCATTTATTTGTATCTTGAAAACTATCaagtatatttattaatttttctgaaataatttttttgtctttttcGCTCGTATTTGCATATACGGAATGTAAATCATTCATCTTTGCTATTTATTGTATAAAACgacaaattttaaataaatttaaacaaattttacAAAGTTAACAAAgcataaaaaaagacaggataaccaaataaaaattgacgaataaaataaagaatatataaaacaaatagtgactattcatattattcataaaattaaatacaaaatttactaaataatatttactttaataacaaattaaaattggCATTAAATTATAGAATAAAAGAGAGtgattaataataaatatttataaccAAGGAGTatgcattattatataaatatatatatatttctcaTTAACccttaaaatatttaaagtgtgagaattaaaaatataataacatcgaaaaaaaaacgaaataTAACAAACTAAAACaacgaaataaaaatatgcatcaaaaaaaacaaaaacaaaaaatataaaataataaacgaAAAGATAAGCATATATGTTATGTATCACATCGAAGAACTACATGCAGAAAAATAcacaatataaaatatttataaaacaatttgGTTATTCAATAGAAAACGACGCACATATAGTATttccttattatttttatttttttattattttcatctatTTTTTACGTTGTATGATATcaaaaaacaaatgtaATGTAAATACGCCATAAAGTATATATGCTCCTAAAGGCCAAAAGGTTGTGCTTGCAAGCTGCATATATGTACACATTTCATTACAATTTATCGTTACATAAAGAAATACCGTCATACAATTTTCACTAGTAATGTATTACGATGGTGACTGCTTTACCATTTAATGAATATTGTGCATactaataatttattaaaaaattattttttatgtgtgCATACGTGATAATGTATTTTTGTGTGCAGCGTGTAAAATCAGTGCACCAAAAAATAGTgaactttttattatataaatggcATGcattaaagaaatatatatattatatataatgcataACATGggataatttttatgaaaaagacaaaacaaaatacaacataaaaaatatatataattaaaaaataatatattttatgtccTATAAAATACAGTTGTCCaaattaatgaatatattttttagacattttttatgaacgAAATACAACAAAACATAATTGGACGgcgttttttttaattatataaatataactagccaaaatatattaatgtttataaaaattctggcctttaattaaaaaaaaatagtgataaaatgaaataaaataaagttgCAAAGTAAAAAGGAacttgtatttttaaatgataaaatatatatatatgtgcatatatttttgtgtgGTATATTAGCTCTTTATtacattataaaattaaattggTAGAATGGGGATTTTTTTGATCATCTGCAATCTAACTTGTATTATTTGGATGAACTTGTGAacaaatgtttttttatgaacCATTAACAAAAATGCACATGCccaataatatttattttattttttgtgatattttttaaggaaatttaaaattgctaccatatttgaaatataagtattttttatggaatttataataccaacaaaaataatgaaaaaaaaacaaatttatgatatgcatatatatacatatataattatatatgtgtgtcTAATTTATGTAAAAGTATCATTACTCTATGTATTAATTAGCACGTTTCTAGTTTAATagtatacaatttttatttttaaacaattattatatataatttcatgtcctttttaattgataaaacataattttatcaagtataatttaaaattattgtgTAATATTTTGTCTGAAATATGTGGTGGATGTTTTTTGCTTggttattaaatttatcaaataagTGAAAGTCACAAAAAAGTATCATgtaaaatatcaaaatttaatcttttattttgtgtTATAAATTATGCAAATGCCAGCATGCCCTTATTTCAAGTTTATTTGATACTTTTATAgtaacattttattttagaaGCTAATTAcaggaaaaaaaatcatatttaatacttttatttatttttttaattttaaagaGCATTtctatatgtatttttatgtagaaatttatataaatatttaacaatagtataaaaatatgtgcTTTATTTCTGCATTACGAGGACAGTGTTGCagattatatttttgagcATGTAGTGTTTACATTCTAGATAATGttcttttttaatgaataatataattttaccTTTTACACCATAAAAAATCATTTGCAATATCCTGCAAGtaatataatgtatatattacattaatatataaatatctcACTAAGAGAGGGTTAagtaaaaatgaatattatgattaaaattataataatttttcataagtctttgaattatttttcctttaaatgaatctaaataaaattattgttaacatatattattctttaatatatgtacatataatatGGAGGAATTTCTTAATATGCGGTTTtcttattttcaataaGCTACATCgatttctttatatataatcgatgatgaatttattaaatcaagtctaagaaaatttattttttcgatttcatatatatatgcttttAAAATGGATGCATtagaataatattatgtgtggggtttaaaaaaatcaagATTCTTTGAATTTAATTGcgaataaatatttattgttgTATTATCTATAATATACAAAGCGGCATATATACGATTAACAATGAATGGTTCcctttataattttttaaatattgcCGCAcagatatatattatttataacattttgTTTCAATGTTTAATGATGCATTCAaagaatttaataaaaaagagaaggaaaatgtttaaataatatgttgaatgcaataaaaaattaaaataaactaTTTAACAAAGGTGGTTATAATTGTTTGAACCAAGATCACCATTTGTGGTAGCACATTGTAGGTACAACTTCTCATACATTATGTTTTgtcttttcattttttaagtttGGAGCATTATATGCGATATCTCtctatatgcatataaagcttacatatttatatgcaatataatgtcctatgtatataatatattatgtcaTACAACAGTATTATGTGGtataatttgtataaatattatggGGTGCAATGCAGcatcaaatttttttttaaatatttaaaaaaaaatctttgtatatatttatgcagTTTTGCTTTCTTcgaatatttattataagttttcatcaaaaaaatatattaatatatactttCAGCTGTAATGCATATGTAATAACATTTcatccatttttatttgtctcaataagtaaatatacaataatGCACATGGAGAGAGCTTGTTACTAAATGCAACTTTAGTGAAATTTTATTGTAAGGATAatttaatacaaataacTTAAATAGATTATTTGccatttaattaaaaaaaagaaacaataataaataacaaataataaaaatttccaaaaaatataaagggtttattataaagatacggaaaaataaatataaaggaGTAAGAAAAAaggtatattatatatatatatatatttgtgcaTACATTCATTtgtatatgaataaataatgtttatttcgtaatttaattattgtaatgtggaaataaattgttcattttttttttaatattttgcaTAAGATTTACATTgctaaatatttttgtatgaatttttatattgttttataatatatataatatatttgtatataaagCATTATTAGATCCTTTACAAACCAATATATTTAAGTTAAAAAttgataattattattatataatatcaaTTTGTTTCTGCTATACCACCTATGTTGTGTTAGAGAAgcatatacattttttcatcCAAAATGATTATGTGatgatgatgataataataagaattttaatagaaagctaaataattttttagcaaattaatatattatcatgcggaaatgaaataaaaaatatatattcaacTATAAAATCTCGTTTTATACAAATCCGCTATAAATATTACTTTACAATTGGAAggtatttataaataattattaataattatagaTTAGAGAAtaattgaaatatataaaaaaatcaaacaAGGGAACTAGGGtaaatataacatatttattaattgctaaaaatattatgtgaataaaattatttgatgtaaaaaatacaatacTTGTAATATtactaaatatataatcaaGAAGGTCGGgcaataattaatattatcacACTTAATTCAGCAAAATTGGTAATTATATGTGGGTAATtgaatgataatataaaaaagggCGATTTGTTTTTGAAGACagttaattttaaattttcctACACCTTCAAaacatatatgcatttaccatatttgtatatataattttttggtTTTTACATGGAAATATTTACCTTATATTTGTGAGAAGGATAAACATAAGAAAAGCCactaatatgtataataagggaataaatatttgtcttaatgaagataataaatgtattatacttttacatataatatttaataaatgtatagTTAGCTTCGTTGCTTCACATATATTAGTAGAaggaaaaatatgtttCCTAAATcgtataaaaaatagtaaaatatttagaaGGTTTGGGAATATCAATAATCATAGAAGAAATAATGTGAAAGagtattataaatttgtaggaagaataaataaaggCAAAGAGAAAAGAAATAAGTGTAGAATAAAGTTACATAGATTTTATGAATACGctaaatcatatattttaaaacaaattaaatgggtattaaataaatcaaaatatatttattttaatataatatatcatttaaaaaccatttgttatttaaagaatgccttttttttacaatatacACAAAGAAAGTATTTTTCacaaaatattgaaaattatattattaatagtTTACCAAAACACATTCAAAGCTTTAATCCTATAAAATGGTcttattataataacaatgaATATGCTAGTaactatattataataaataatttaaactttataaaatataaaaataaatatgaaaaacaaTATGATATAGAAATGGAAGAGGATATAAACTGTAAAGGCGcaaatgatattttttataacagttataattattgtaataataataatagtaatagtaaatgtgatgaaaaaatagaaaaaaatatagtagACAAAAACATAGAAAATaagtataatataaaagaatatgataaaacaaataaaagtatattatttcctaTTGAAGAAGAATTTAAAAAGATTATtcaaatagaaaataatatcgaAAGAAATTATATGGTTCCAAACGAAtctaacaaaaatattttatataacataaaaaacattCTTGAAAAAATTCGAAATATAGAAGCAatatcaaatataaataattatattgatatgaaaaatacaatcgaaagttataaattaaatccTGACAAGtgtaaagaaatattacaTAAAGATAAAGACTTTCGtaataaatcaaaattgTGTTTATCTtgttttcataatataattcataaaataatatattatagtaAAATGGAGAATATAAGTTTTTCAGACATGTATAAACAGTTATTAActaattataataacacTTCTTGTGAATATTGCAATCTAATAAATAACTCcataaatagtaataatgattttttaagtctttataatgataaaaatatgtataattggaaaaattgtgaaaaaaacaaatttgaaaccttagaaaatgaaatttcATGTTGGAATTTTAATTCTTCGTATGGTAATCATTTTCAACacatacaaaaaaatagtaaaatatatagaagaATTTTAAACGAAGAAAACGAAAAAgcatttaataatatcgTAGGAAGAAATGAGATGGAAAATGATGAATTGTATAAACGTATACATacagaaaataattatgcaAACCAATTTACCGAAAATAACGTTGATTTCGGTGTATATAGTGACCTTAgggaatataataatggcAATGAGAAATATATGCTGGATGAAAACGAAATGGATCAGATCATAGACGAGGAGGTAAAAAAACAAGAGAAAAATCAGAATTTAAACAATATGGACTTcaataatgtaaataagaaatataaCCAATTAAaagatgataatataattatttttaacaagaataatatgcataacAATTTATATAGCAATGGGCTCAATGATTCAAATTTAGAGaagaataatattttatttccctATGAAAAATACAACAATTTAGATAAAAACGAAATGAActtaacaaaatattctCAAAATAAGCAATTTTATGgtcaatataaatatgatgaagcaatatataaatatgatttaATAGTACTTGATACATcaggatatatatataaagtatCAACAGATGGAACATATCATTGGAAATATagaattgtaaaaaatatacaatattatataaattatgaagaagaaaataaaatagaaaattattataatgcattcaaaaaaaataatggaaaaattaatatgaCGCACAAAGatattttaagaaaaaatgattatgaacaatatcataaattaaaattaagaGCAATGAAAAAACTccaatataataattttattgatGTATTCaattcaaattataaaaaaaattatccaACATACTTGAATGAGCAAATTACAGAAAAGGATGATATTTATaagaagaaaaattataattatgaaaaatctaaaaaaaaaagtaaaaataaaaatgcaatgaaaaaattacttTCAGATTATAGTGGcgatttattttatgttgatgaaaataatgaagcaattccaataaatataaatattaaagatGTTGTTAATAATTCTCCTTTTAAATCGACACTGTTtccaaatatattatttattggATCTAGACAATCAAGCATAGTTAATTTAGATTTTGATACAGGATacgtaataaaaaaatatgaagaaaattatgatgatttggtaaaagaaaaacaaaaagcATTACCAAATAAATACGAAAAGTTCATTAACAAAAATTCTAATGTATTGCATGATAAATTAGAAAAGTATTTGGATCATTCTAtagatataaatgataaaaattattatgttaaTGAGGAAAAGGATGACCTTGATAAGGATTATACTATTATAGATGGCAAAGTTGCTGAAAATAATCAGCAACTTGACAACAtagatttatataataatgaaattgaAACAGAAAATAACAATGGCATAAATCATCTTCTCCTTATTGATGGGAAAGGACAAATAGAAGAACAATCACCAAATAATGGaaacaaaataatcaaaGGTGATGTGTCTAATATGACAGATGAATGTGGAACAGAAAACTGTTTAAGCAAACATTCAAAAGAAGAAATCGAAATTGCTAAcaacaaatttaataaaaacaacaaAGATAAACTACTAATTCAaagaacaaaaataaagaataaaaaacattttttaatgggCAAATGGTATATGAATATTAGTaacaataatttattaaatataaattcgAGCGTTTTAGgaataaacaaaaagaaaagaaatagcaaaaaaggagaaaatagaaataaaaaaagaaaaactCAAAAAAGGCAACTACAAATTAGTCTTGTTAAGTGGGTTATAAAAGCAGTTGACGAAACTTCTTTGAAACAAAAATGGATAACAAGTTGGGTTGATGTTGGGTCTATATTTATCACTGATAGTCATAAACAagatttatcatttattaattcacTAATTGATATTGATggtaataaattaatattgaGAACActagaaaataataaagtaaACAAGCCTTATAATAATACCATTTCCAAAAATATAGAAGATGCCGAAAGAAATGAACTTGAATTTGCATCGGAGAATTATAAAAACGATATACCGAATGAAATTGATGAacataataacaaaatggGAAggaatatgaataaattaaattcgAATATTAAAtctaaaatttttattttttcaaaagaAATATCATCTGTTTTTGCATTGCaatataaaagtaaaactaatatattcacattagatacaatattaaaacagaatgaaaaattgtttcctgaatatgataatattaaaccttattcatataatcttcttaatttaaaaaataatagcaaTGCGCTGCTCTTGCCGTTTTCTTCGTCTAATGACTATTTAAagaataatgataaaaaaaatcttCCGTGGAATTTCaattatgatgaaaatggCACAAATGCCAATAATAGCATCGCTTTTCAAAACtacaataattttattgtcCAACggttaaataatatatcaattaACATAACATCAATCGAAAAGGATTTaagatatttattattaagtattatatttgtttttgataagcataaaaaaattcccatgaattatatatttcaaatgAAAACATTATTACATGAATAtcaaaaaacaaaacaaaaatttatgaTATGTTTACGAGGATTAAAtcacaataaaaatataaatatattttcaaaccATAATGATATTAGAGATACTGATATAAAACATTATGGATATAATGATTAtgattatataaacaaagaGATGGATGCGATTGACGAACCTATACATATTTGtgaatatacaaataaatttatcgATTTATCATTTGAAGGGAAAGAAAAATGTATTGATTATTGCTCTATGCTTAATATATGggataaaatatttaataattatacaaatCACGATGattgtttattattatcaaatttatatagaATATTGAATAGTACATATCCCCTTACTAACAAAGATTTTAATC
This window harbors:
- a CDS encoding eukaryotic translation initiation factor 2-alpha kinase, whose protein sequence is MYNKGINICLNEDNKCIILLHIIFNKCIVSFVASHILVEGKICFLNRIKNSKIFRRFGNINNHRRNNVKEYYKFVGRINKGKEKRNKCRIKLHRFYEYAKSYILKQIKWVLNKSKYIYFNIIYHLKTICYLKNAFFLQYTQRKYFSQNIENYIINSLPKHIQSFNPIKWSYYNNNEYASNYIIINNLNFIKYKNKYEKQYDIEMEEDINCKGANDIFYNSYNYCNNNNSNSKCDEKIEKNIVDKNIENKYNIKEYDKTNKSILFPIEEEFKKIIQIENNIERNYMVPNESNKNILYNIKNILEKIRNIEAISNINNYIDMKNTIESYKLNPDKCKEILHKDKDFRNKSKLCLSCFHNIIHKIIYYSKMENISFSDMYKQLLTNYNNTSCEYCNLINNSINSNNDFLSLYNDKNMYNWKNCEKNKFETLENEISCWNFNSSYGNHFQHIQKNSKIYRRILNEENEKAFNNIVGRNEMENDELYKRIHTENNYANQFTENNVDFGVYSDLREYNNGNEKYMLDENEMDQIIDEEVKKQEKNQNLNNMDFNNVNKKYNQLKDDNIIIFNKNNMHNNLYSNGLNDSNLEKNNILFPYEKYNNLDKNEMNLTKYSQNKQFYGQYKYDEAIYKYDLIVLDTSGYIYKVSTDGTYHWKYRIVKNIQYYINYEEENKIENYYNAFKKNNGKINMTHKDILRKNDYEQYHKLKLRAMKKLQYNNFIDVFNSNYKKNYPTYLNEQITEKDDIYKKKNYNYEKSKKKSKNKNAMKKLLSDYSGDLFYVDENNEAIPININIKDVVNNSPFKSTLFPNILFIGSRQSSIVNLDFDTGYVIKKYEENYDDLVKEKQKALPNKYEKFINKNSNVLHDKLEKYLDHSIDINDKNYYVNEEKDDLDKDYTIIDGKVAENNQQLDNIDLYNNEIETENNNGINHLLLIDGKGQIEEQSPNNGNKIIKGDVSNMTDECGTENCLSKHSKEEIEIANNKFNKNNKDKLLIQRTKIKNKKHFLMGKWYMNISNNNLLNINSSVLGINKKKRNSKKGENRNKKRKTQKRQLQISLVKWVIKAVDETSLKQKWITSWVDVGSIFITDSHKQDLSFINSLIDIDGNKLILRTLENNKVNKPYNNTISKNIEDAERNELEFASENYKNDIPNEIDEHNNKMGRNMNKLNSNIKSKIFIFSKEISSVFALQYKSKTNIFTLDTILKQNEKLFPEYDNIKPYSYNLLNLKNNSNALLLPFSSSNDYLKNNDKKNLPWNFNYDENGTNANNSIAFQNYNNFIVQRLNNISINITSIEKDLRYLLLSIIFVFDKHKKIPMNYIFQMKTLLHEYQKTKQKFMICLRGLNHNKNINIFSNHNDIRDTDIKHYGYNDYDYINKEMDAIDEPIHICEYTNKFIDLSFEGKEKCIDYCSMLNIWDKIFNNYTNHDDCLLLSNLYRILNSTYPLTNKDFNRIIDGIFLKNNESMLIKRRRKPNEGSRNHDLTEFSSQKHKKSWYWNIFYAITLVIVIPFIFIYRLFKKQTNNKNNNKIIMRKKKITDYDEDSNDTYDDELLNIDKVLLKRNKRKLANILKENGISSLNKTELEKYMKKSLKKAQDIEQLTLVDILARHARDSDSDSNFYDIHDGKYNLYPYYYSGQESKYSLPNMHYIDLSKSNSGETNKYDLNGNNLFYMHRRRAASQDVTYKQSFIVKKRVRSNYKLGNKYNKRNYTDYEKDKKNSSIKERNINEKAFDKSDFINFLKNFNKKFMKKNPFVDHLMKNNKTDSNNEFNNDNKEKSKYLYNEKYNLNSADEENKSPYAKKYSDEKKNRSKSSKYIENTQSNNNDNTNGNMNVGNHINNDKMNNKGSSARNLSIIQTSHIPYDAPLADFLENGRFTRTFQNISLIGQGGFGSVYKVSHRLEPGSPTYAVKFIYLKVSSLDNVNSRRYFREIAANRDIYSKHVVRYYTWWCEEPQFLPMDIIPKEIQNTLKKNKDPFKKVCNKNKKDNDYSSDCTVSSGENNKFDLKNYKKVITKKNSPKLKFYSDNDTPYNKRKNINQKNSFLNDKNLSDNIYIIENNKKKKKKKKKKKKIIYKEKKKGNIGINEDNKYSTFYEQNNPNNFSSTLQEYDPFGYGYLSENERDLIVFADNDESNGSGHSKKNDNDERKSLNNQNGIYNTGGDISKNGNVIHDDSNMLACQQSDKNSMTIKNTQGTSINGTINRNTISDETGTQGTNNNPKYSIDYHIDAIVKPKGESFTWVEKSPSNKYKKDSLDIINRNRKLIEEKNKKEKGQEKEKYKLKMNGELEKKENANKIKYYKKKNVGPEFSIVLLLQMEFCKGFTLRRWLDRSSRSDKPLYFTYGDKNTNHPLEFDLFKQLIKGLKDIHSTCFIHRDLKPENIFVDLDTYILKIGDLGLVRFIEEKKRENDLNNIDNFKDNIYTEINHNTITSQISLKGQMIGTPGYTAPEGGALCDEKADIYSAALILLELLCPRFNTIMERYKTLNDFRNYYTVPDYVKIHLNPWYILMLQMSKPNPADRPSAADLYNKIKVLLDPHLTDFTFSFNDINNDDLEYTGNRNVINSTNPNGDIKENVNQNNLVDDKGNNNIINGNEVDH